A genomic stretch from Pontivivens ytuae includes:
- a CDS encoding GNAT family N-acetyltransferase, whose amino-acid sequence MIATASNLTPPLSLHEPRALAEWIETQLSADPTLQTLALPIDPAEVQESPRRPGYVHLADDCPIVHRSGFYQHADLWLRHPPAQRQATTSVDGPDGRDHPLRPPNPTGTVYEKRFADAAVTVSFRVVDIERDLDIFHRWQNDPRVAYFWEEDKSKDDLRAFLEKRLSDPHNLSVIGCYDDQPVGYFEIYWAREDRLGAYYDAGPWDRGWHGLIGEAKHLGRRKTSAWIRALTHYLFLDCPMTDLVVGEPRVDNVKLLRYADAMAYTKIKEFDFPHKRSALMHCPRDAFFARVPL is encoded by the coding sequence ATGATCGCGACCGCTTCCAATCTCACCCCGCCGCTTTCACTGCATGAACCGCGCGCTTTGGCCGAGTGGATCGAGACGCAGCTGAGCGCTGATCCCACTCTTCAGACTCTCGCGCTACCCATCGACCCCGCGGAGGTTCAAGAGAGCCCACGCCGCCCCGGCTACGTGCACCTCGCAGATGACTGTCCGATCGTGCACCGGTCGGGCTTCTATCAACACGCGGATCTTTGGCTGAGACATCCGCCCGCGCAGAGGCAGGCGACGACATCGGTCGATGGTCCCGATGGCCGCGATCATCCGCTTCGTCCCCCCAATCCGACCGGGACAGTCTATGAAAAGCGGTTTGCCGATGCGGCCGTTACCGTGTCCTTCCGCGTCGTCGACATCGAGCGCGATCTCGACATCTTCCATCGATGGCAAAACGATCCCCGCGTCGCCTACTTCTGGGAGGAGGACAAGTCGAAGGATGATCTCCGGGCCTTCCTCGAGAAACGCCTGTCCGATCCTCACAATTTGTCAGTGATTGGGTGTTATGACGACCAGCCCGTCGGCTACTTCGAAATCTACTGGGCACGCGAGGATCGACTGGGTGCATACTACGATGCGGGCCCTTGGGATCGCGGGTGGCATGGGCTGATTGGAGAGGCAAAGCACCTCGGTCGACGTAAGACATCGGCCTGGATCCGTGCACTGACCCATTACCTCTTCCTTGATTGCCCGATGACGGACCTAGTCGTCGGTGAACCGCGCGTCGATAACGTTAAGTTGCTGCGCTATGCCGATGCGATGGCCTACACAAAAATCAAGGAGTTCGACTTCCCCCACAAGAGATCCGCCCTCATGCATTGTCCCCGGGATGCCTTCTTCGCGCGGGTGCCATTGTGA
- a CDS encoding IucA/IucC family protein, whose protein sequence is MTLRSAAGDLPALDAFLNSALREGWLRKTSQDQGQLAFRDPSGREVRAGLRAASRLRYLFDGTLCRRTPNGWEAVEAETLLADLAGQVGDTFQDRVLDSLAAIRRAPPQRGDVNSWTFIAAEQALKAGHPFHPNPRSRDEMSAEDAARFAPEQEGQFALRWIAARPELLTLSSGAAPLLRLLAKADLGSVPSDAVPLPWHPWQAQRLRQRPEVARMVEQSVLWDLGPGRSDWAATSSMRSLHAWHAPYMVKTSLSLKLTNSVRDLSLREVRRGVHVSDLLQSDIGAEIEQAFPDLHILGEPAYVALRGTNGIVDASMVVLRDNPFRDAGTTGPVLLAALCEAKPNGSSPLGTMVARIGQGAARHWFERFLEVAIRPVLELRARYGLLFGAHQQNLMIELSNGWPSAVWIRDCQGTGHLESFHDKLTAACPGIGEGTENVVNAELGDGLLIYYVVVNSVFNTLSTLVLDGLAQEDDLLSTWRQFLERERERTPGDPSLYGRLLTRPTLTCKGNFSTSMSGVNEADGDARGQLAAFFELPNPILETVDA, encoded by the coding sequence ATGACCCTACGTTCGGCCGCCGGGGATCTCCCCGCGCTCGACGCATTTTTGAACTCTGCTTTGCGCGAGGGTTGGCTTCGCAAAACATCTCAAGATCAAGGACAGCTCGCGTTTCGCGATCCGTCGGGCCGCGAGGTTCGAGCAGGCCTGCGGGCAGCGAGCCGTCTACGCTATCTTTTCGACGGAACCCTTTGTCGGCGAACGCCCAACGGCTGGGAAGCAGTCGAGGCAGAGACCCTGCTTGCTGATCTCGCGGGTCAGGTGGGGGACACGTTTCAGGATCGTGTCTTGGATAGCCTCGCAGCCATTCGCCGTGCTCCCCCGCAGCGTGGGGATGTCAACAGCTGGACTTTCATCGCAGCGGAGCAGGCCCTGAAGGCTGGTCATCCCTTCCATCCCAATCCGCGCAGTCGGGATGAGATGTCGGCAGAAGATGCTGCACGCTTCGCACCAGAGCAGGAGGGGCAATTTGCCTTGCGATGGATCGCGGCGCGGCCGGAATTGCTCACACTCAGTTCGGGTGCAGCACCACTTCTGCGCCTGCTGGCAAAAGCGGATCTCGGCTCAGTGCCGTCGGATGCGGTTCCACTGCCCTGGCATCCATGGCAGGCGCAACGTCTACGTCAACGGCCCGAGGTCGCACGGATGGTGGAGCAGAGTGTGCTATGGGATTTGGGACCTGGGCGCTCCGATTGGGCGGCGACATCCTCTATGCGGAGCCTGCACGCTTGGCACGCGCCCTACATGGTCAAGACGTCGCTAAGCTTGAAGCTCACAAACTCCGTAAGGGATTTGTCGCTCCGCGAGGTCCGGCGTGGAGTTCATGTCTCGGATCTTCTGCAATCCGATATCGGAGCCGAGATCGAACAAGCATTCCCCGATCTCCACATTCTGGGTGAACCGGCATACGTCGCCCTACGAGGCACCAACGGTATCGTTGATGCGAGCATGGTGGTGTTGCGCGACAATCCGTTTCGCGACGCAGGTACCACAGGACCCGTCCTGCTTGCGGCGCTGTGCGAAGCAAAGCCGAACGGGTCCTCACCGCTTGGCACAATGGTCGCCAGAATCGGACAAGGAGCCGCGCGCCATTGGTTCGAGCGCTTCCTTGAAGTCGCCATCAGACCCGTGCTGGAGCTCCGCGCTCGTTACGGTTTGCTGTTTGGCGCTCACCAACAGAACCTGATGATCGAGCTATCGAACGGCTGGCCGTCTGCTGTCTGGATTCGCGATTGCCAGGGCACAGGTCACCTCGAGAGCTTCCACGACAAACTAACAGCTGCTTGTCCCGGGATCGGCGAGGGCACTGAAAATGTTGTCAATGCCGAGCTCGGCGATGGTCTGCTCATCTACTATGTCGTGGTGAATAGCGTCTTCAACACGCTGTCTACCCTCGTACTGGATGGCTTGGCGCAAGAGGACGACCTGCTGTCTACCTGGCGTCAGTTTCTGGAACGTGAGCGCGAACGGACCCCCGGTGATCCGAGTCTTTACGGACGGCTACTGACGCGTCCGACACTGACCTGCAAAGGCAATTTTTCTACGAGCATGAGCGGCGTGAATGAAGCGGACGGCGATGCACGCGGTCAGCTTGCCGCCTTTTTCGAACTCCCAAATCCTATTCTGGAGACTGTTGACGCATGA
- a CDS encoding lysine N(6)-hydroxylase/L-ornithine N(5)-oxygenase family protein, which translates to MSRISISTHLAGIGIGPFNLSVAALADHVTGLDTLFLERKPAFDWHPGLSLSSSVMQTSFLKDLVTPVLPTSRWSFLNFLVSKDRFYDFMAGRFGTVTRLEFTEYMAWVASRLQHCHFACPVEDVQMVEGGFVLQKADGTHVKAKALSIGTGPRKYVPDFAPDTPDCFHGIDYLQKMPQARGKRVVVVGGGQTGAEIVLDLLTRHDAPRQLTWMSRRNAFWHLQEGSLVDQIFTPGYAEAYRALPNHVQTQAVAEQKYSSDGLTPETANDVYSALYRQRHLENGMDVSLRPARTVTAIDKRFGSFQVVADGPDDQQEACEADIVVLATGFRPAVPECLGSLRDRLSIEPTGALSLGPAYRVAWDGPMETPIYALNHGRHSHGIVDPQLSLTAWRSAVILEDLTGRPIFDALRRPQPGLVDWLPRLEAGEVRRHA; encoded by the coding sequence ATGTCTCGAATTTCCATTTCAACACATCTCGCCGGAATTGGTATCGGCCCGTTCAACCTTAGCGTTGCAGCCCTTGCTGATCACGTTACGGGTCTCGACACCCTCTTTTTGGAGCGCAAACCAGCATTCGATTGGCACCCTGGGCTTAGCCTCAGCTCAAGCGTGATGCAGACCTCGTTTCTCAAGGATCTTGTCACACCCGTTTTGCCAACCAGCCGATGGAGCTTTCTCAACTTCCTTGTTTCGAAGGACCGATTCTACGACTTCATGGCGGGGCGCTTCGGCACCGTGACGCGGCTGGAGTTCACGGAATACATGGCCTGGGTGGCGTCCAGACTGCAGCACTGCCATTTCGCATGCCCGGTCGAGGACGTCCAAATGGTTGAGGGTGGCTTCGTTTTGCAGAAGGCCGACGGCACGCATGTAAAGGCAAAAGCTCTGTCCATTGGAACCGGTCCCCGAAAGTATGTGCCGGACTTTGCACCCGATACTCCCGACTGTTTCCATGGTATCGACTACCTTCAGAAGATGCCTCAAGCCCGAGGCAAGCGTGTCGTCGTTGTAGGCGGCGGCCAAACTGGCGCCGAGATCGTTCTGGATTTGCTAACGCGGCACGACGCGCCTCGGCAGCTGACATGGATGAGTCGCCGAAATGCATTCTGGCACCTGCAAGAAGGCAGCCTCGTCGATCAGATCTTCACACCAGGCTACGCAGAGGCGTACCGCGCCCTCCCAAATCACGTCCAGACACAAGCCGTCGCTGAGCAGAAGTACAGCAGCGATGGGCTGACGCCGGAGACAGCGAATGATGTCTACAGCGCGCTTTACCGGCAGCGGCACCTTGAAAACGGTATGGACGTGTCCTTGCGCCCGGCACGCACCGTCACCGCAATTGACAAACGGTTCGGGAGTTTTCAAGTCGTTGCGGACGGGCCGGATGATCAACAAGAAGCCTGCGAGGCCGATATAGTCGTCCTTGCCACAGGCTTCAGACCCGCCGTGCCAGAGTGCCTCGGCTCCCTTCGTGATCGGTTGTCGATTGAGCCTACAGGTGCTTTGTCCCTTGGTCCGGCGTACCGTGTAGCTTGGGATGGGCCCATGGAGACCCCGATCTATGCCCTCAATCACGGCCGCCACTCACATGGCATCGTGGACCCCCAGTTGAGTCTGACTGCATGGCGGAGCGCGGTAATCCTGGAGGACCTGACAGGTCGACCGATTTTCGACGCGCTACGGCGGCCGCAGCCGGGACTTGTAGACTGGCTTCCACGGCTGGAAGCGGGCGAAGTCAGGCGTCATGCATGA
- a CDS encoding TonB-dependent receptor, whose product MTRFQGLPATALAVLWGTTSVVAQGAEEPVLLDEVVIQALRTGGTESSIPGAVQVIEGEQVRQRIRQGRDLADVLGDLVPGLAPSNGTIGGASQTLRGRNTQILIDGVARTSELRGFDREFSTIDPNSIERIEVVKGSTARFGNGATGGIVNIVTSSPDAGFRTTIEGRLSTQSESDSRAADLFVAQDAQFGDFGVRVEASGRDVDNRFDGDGDRIPPDPIIGQGNADNLERYTLGSTLTWQRGASDLRLRLDAYELEQDIDFFTDYGTDPVSLTDRPYDGEPVRDEGQSASVRYSYSDTPIGEVELSAFVTDVDRRAAFAEPGPQNTLYYTTGPGSITQSDDAQTELFTTTYGASVTVRTPLDGVISGAGLTWGLDYARDDVEQELIDGTPIIAPMEQDSFAAFVQLEAPIGSRLTFSGGVRAERFDLTVEDFVRPDAAQLGTTGATALPALNVEGGEFDYDAVVGNAGLVFEATDEIDLYAGFSQGFSVPDVGAFTRRAVLPGALALAPGQTISFEDIEPDAQIVDTYQIGVRFDQDAISVDASAFFSTSDEGVTFDSATNELSQQKEEIYGAEISLSYAVRPAWLLGAELAYIEGEFDDDDDGSVETPLPNNRIPAPFTATLSTDYLFANGASLLGELVYASGRDEGDEPELDDMVTVNFGGAYPVGTGDITFGISNLFDRQQDNNTASSVRTDPLTGGGVYVADEGRRFSLGYSATF is encoded by the coding sequence ATGACGCGATTTCAGGGGCTGCCCGCGACGGCACTCGCTGTGCTGTGGGGCACGACATCGGTTGTGGCTCAGGGCGCCGAAGAGCCGGTTCTCCTAGACGAGGTCGTTATTCAGGCCTTGCGCACCGGAGGGACAGAGAGTTCGATCCCGGGCGCAGTGCAGGTGATTGAGGGCGAGCAGGTCCGCCAACGCATCCGCCAGGGACGAGACCTGGCCGATGTGCTCGGTGATCTCGTTCCAGGTCTTGCACCCTCTAACGGAACAATTGGTGGGGCGAGCCAGACCCTCCGCGGCCGCAATACACAGATTCTCATCGACGGCGTCGCGCGCACATCCGAGCTGCGAGGCTTCGATCGCGAGTTCTCGACCATCGATCCGAACTCCATCGAACGAATTGAAGTCGTGAAGGGCTCGACGGCGCGCTTTGGCAACGGAGCGACGGGCGGCATTGTCAACATCGTCACGTCAAGTCCAGACGCCGGTTTCCGCACAACGATTGAGGGCCGACTAAGCACCCAGTCGGAGAGCGATAGCCGCGCTGCGGATCTTTTCGTCGCTCAAGACGCGCAGTTCGGCGACTTCGGCGTCCGTGTTGAGGCATCAGGTCGGGATGTCGACAATCGCTTCGATGGAGATGGCGATCGGATCCCGCCCGATCCCATCATCGGCCAGGGCAACGCCGACAATCTCGAGCGATACACGTTGGGCAGCACGTTGACCTGGCAACGCGGGGCAAGCGATTTGCGTCTTAGGCTCGATGCCTACGAGCTGGAGCAGGATATTGATTTCTTCACAGACTACGGAACGGATCCCGTCAGCCTGACGGACCGACCCTATGACGGCGAGCCTGTCCGGGACGAAGGGCAAAGCGCCAGCGTGCGTTACAGCTATTCCGATACGCCCATTGGCGAAGTTGAGCTCTCTGCTTTCGTGACAGATGTCGACCGACGCGCTGCTTTTGCCGAACCCGGACCGCAGAACACGCTCTACTATACGACAGGACCCGGCAGCATCACGCAGAGTGACGATGCACAAACCGAGCTGTTCACCACGACTTACGGGGCCTCCGTCACGGTTCGAACTCCATTGGATGGTGTGATCTCGGGTGCGGGTCTGACATGGGGGCTCGACTACGCGCGCGATGACGTGGAACAGGAGCTCATTGACGGCACACCGATCATTGCTCCGATGGAGCAAGACAGCTTTGCAGCCTTCGTCCAGCTCGAGGCCCCGATTGGCAGTAGACTTACGTTCAGCGGCGGCGTTCGGGCAGAACGGTTCGACCTGACTGTTGAAGACTTTGTACGTCCTGATGCCGCGCAGCTTGGTACTACAGGCGCCACGGCTCTACCTGCGTTGAATGTGGAGGGCGGTGAGTTCGACTATGATGCCGTTGTCGGCAACGCTGGTCTTGTCTTTGAAGCCACTGATGAGATTGATCTTTATGCTGGCTTCTCTCAAGGCTTCTCCGTACCCGATGTGGGGGCGTTCACGCGCCGCGCCGTCCTGCCCGGCGCTTTGGCGCTAGCACCGGGGCAGACGATCTCGTTCGAGGATATCGAGCCCGATGCTCAGATCGTCGATACATACCAGATCGGGGTGCGCTTCGATCAGGATGCTATCTCGGTAGATGCATCCGCGTTTTTCTCGACGTCTGACGAAGGCGTCACGTTCGACTCCGCAACGAACGAGCTCAGCCAACAAAAGGAAGAGATCTACGGCGCGGAGATCAGCTTGAGCTACGCAGTTCGTCCGGCGTGGCTCCTCGGTGCTGAGCTTGCATATATCGAGGGCGAGTTCGATGACGATGATGACGGCTCGGTCGAAACGCCATTGCCCAATAACCGGATCCCTGCACCGTTTACGGCAACGCTGTCGACGGACTACCTATTCGCAAATGGTGCAAGCCTGTTGGGCGAACTTGTCTATGCGTCCGGCCGAGACGAGGGTGACGAGCCTGAACTCGATGACATGGTGACAGTGAACTTCGGGGGAGCCTATCCGGTGGGCACAGGCGATATCACCTTCGGTATCTCGAACCTGTTCGACCGGCAACAAGACAACAACACAGCATCGAGCGTGCGAACGGACCCTCTGACCGGCGGTGGTGTCTACGTAGCCGATGAGGGGCGACGCTTTTCGTTGGGCTACAGCGCTACTTTCTGA
- a CDS encoding MFS transporter, producing the protein MLAFPTSRLSAALFGLYLAQAVPLYLVAAALPPILRANGVGLDTIGGLGVLLAPWVFKALWAPWIDRLCHAKRVGTRTVVATCLTITVAGILVLSNLDPVSDATIFFPILMTMSISSATQDIASDGWAVEHLPPAQQPGGNALQGAAVALGVLSGGAGTLFLYDAVGWQFALWLMSAATILFVVPFLLLPGRYGRRPLPSDRGQPSLRRFFAIRNAGTMLAFALIIRLPEGLVKALEQPFLVDQGFTLSEIGAISGGATAAVGLFGAAAGALLIRKAGLIAFFIFLIVGRTAAFTFFFIAATQGLGAWAIVALSVFDTFFRYIEIVGLYTAFMRFSSLQQAGTDFTVLTSATLFMYMVGGVVAGMFAEAMGYGPVFLTAALLSGLTGWIAVVLLPSTVRSGTQHRTMEIS; encoded by the coding sequence ATGCTGGCCTTTCCGACCTCACGCCTTTCAGCGGCCCTTTTCGGGCTGTACCTTGCACAAGCTGTTCCGCTTTATCTCGTTGCAGCTGCGCTGCCACCTATCCTGCGCGCTAATGGCGTTGGTCTCGATACGATCGGCGGGCTAGGCGTCTTGCTGGCGCCATGGGTGTTCAAGGCGCTATGGGCGCCTTGGATAGACCGACTTTGTCACGCCAAGCGTGTTGGCACCCGGACAGTAGTCGCAACATGTCTGACGATCACTGTTGCAGGCATCTTGGTGCTTTCGAATCTCGATCCCGTGTCGGATGCCACGATCTTTTTTCCAATACTGATGACGATGTCGATCTCATCGGCAACACAGGACATTGCGTCGGACGGCTGGGCGGTCGAGCACTTGCCACCTGCGCAGCAACCCGGTGGAAATGCGCTTCAAGGTGCAGCTGTCGCACTCGGTGTTTTGAGCGGCGGCGCTGGAACACTGTTTCTCTACGACGCCGTAGGTTGGCAGTTCGCGCTCTGGCTGATGTCGGCTGCGACGATCCTCTTCGTTGTTCCGTTCTTACTACTGCCCGGACGGTATGGCCGTCGTCCACTTCCATCAGACCGCGGACAACCAAGCTTGCGCCGTTTCTTTGCAATTCGGAATGCCGGAACGATGCTGGCCTTTGCACTGATCATCCGTCTGCCAGAGGGCCTCGTCAAAGCGCTTGAACAACCCTTTCTAGTTGATCAGGGTTTCACTCTATCAGAAATCGGAGCGATATCCGGCGGCGCAACGGCGGCTGTAGGTCTGTTTGGTGCAGCGGCTGGTGCTTTGCTGATCCGCAAAGCTGGCTTGATCGCGTTCTTTATCTTTCTGATCGTGGGACGGACTGCGGCTTTCACGTTCTTCTTCATTGCAGCGACGCAGGGATTAGGCGCTTGGGCCATCGTTGCCCTGTCGGTATTCGACACGTTCTTCCGCTATATCGAGATCGTGGGACTGTACACAGCGTTCATGCGCTTTTCCTCGCTTCAGCAGGCCGGGACAGACTTCACGGTTCTGACGAGCGCGACCCTCTTCATGTACATGGTCGGTGGCGTTGTTGCCGGCATGTTCGCGGAAGCGATGGGCTACGGCCCGGTCTTCCTCACTGCGGCGCTTCTATCCGGCCTGACCGGCTGGATCGCTGTTGTGCTGCTGCCGTCCACTGTTCGCAGCGGCACACAACACAGAACTATGGAGATTTCCTAA
- a CDS encoding siderophore-interacting protein yields MTPFRIVTVHGIRDMGPWMRRVTFGGPDLVDFPTGFEGGHCKLFFPRGGESAAALTDAVEADINARPRRTYTIRYHNRNAATIDMDFALHGSAGVAGAWAASAQRGDLLGLRGPGRRKLTDMTAPFYVLCADDTGLPALAATAEALPRATEGVALVSGSAIDDYPPIELPPRMTLHRTGRAADGFVQWLRRSPPPAGTIALVLSEAIEMRLTRRWLMDELGLPKQALLTSGYWKRGLTEDELPYAKQSPKWFGDPTETAA; encoded by the coding sequence ATGACTCCGTTCCGTATCGTCACAGTGCATGGCATCCGTGATATGGGGCCGTGGATGCGTCGTGTGACGTTCGGAGGTCCCGACCTTGTCGACTTTCCGACGGGCTTCGAAGGTGGGCATTGCAAACTCTTCTTTCCCAGGGGTGGCGAAAGCGCCGCTGCGCTGACCGATGCAGTCGAGGCCGACATAAATGCGCGTCCACGGCGCACTTACACGATCCGCTATCACAACCGGAACGCGGCAACGATAGACATGGACTTCGCGCTTCACGGCTCGGCTGGTGTAGCAGGCGCTTGGGCTGCATCCGCGCAACGCGGAGACCTGTTGGGCTTGCGCGGGCCAGGCCGGCGCAAGCTGACGGACATGACGGCACCATTCTATGTTCTTTGCGCAGACGACACGGGGCTCCCGGCGCTCGCGGCGACGGCGGAGGCTTTGCCACGCGCGACCGAAGGCGTCGCGCTCGTTTCGGGTTCCGCGATCGATGACTACCCTCCGATCGAGCTGCCACCTCGGATGACACTCCATCGCACGGGTCGCGCAGCGGATGGATTTGTTCAATGGCTGCGCCGGTCGCCTCCACCTGCCGGAACGATCGCGCTGGTCCTATCCGAAGCGATAGAGATGCGTCTGACGCGCCGATGGCTTATGGACGAGCTCGGCCTGCCTAAGCAGGCGCTCCTCACCTCCGGCTACTGGAAGCGGGGTCTGACGGAGGATGAGTTGCCGTATGCGAAGCAGAGCCCGAAATGGTTCGGAGATCCAACGGAAACCGCGGCTTAG
- a CDS encoding histidine phosphatase family protein, producing MLPAIARRMMLRVIPLVLVVVVSAPALAQAHAGLPPRDLVAFIREGGYIIFIRHAQTERDYADQVDAVMGDCSTQRTLSEAGWRRAILIGSAFDRLGIPVGDVISSEYCRSWQTAALAFGRYQTNSNLNFEPAEDYTPVQLEAMRSRMSFLLSHNPGAGLNTILIGHDDPFEAATGIYPEPMGVAFVIRPTMAGEFEVLGSIPPDGWNDIDD from the coding sequence ATGCTACCTGCTATCGCTCGACGCATGATGTTGAGAGTCATTCCCCTCGTTCTCGTTGTAGTTGTATCCGCCCCAGCCCTCGCACAGGCTCATGCGGGTCTCCCGCCGAGGGATCTTGTCGCTTTCATACGCGAGGGAGGGTACATCATCTTCATCCGACATGCGCAGACTGAGCGGGACTATGCCGATCAGGTCGACGCTGTCATGGGTGACTGCTCAACCCAACGCACGCTCAGTGAAGCCGGGTGGCGTAGAGCGATCCTAATCGGGAGCGCATTCGATCGGTTGGGCATACCGGTGGGTGATGTCATCAGCAGTGAGTACTGTCGAAGCTGGCAGACAGCGGCGCTCGCTTTTGGCCGATACCAGACGAATTCCAACCTCAACTTTGAGCCAGCCGAAGACTACACGCCGGTACAGCTAGAAGCCATGCGTTCCAGAATGTCATTTCTTCTTTCGCACAATCCAGGGGCAGGCTTGAATACTATCTTGATCGGCCATGACGACCCATTCGAAGCGGCCACCGGGATCTATCCTGAGCCTATGGGGGTAGCGTTCGTGATCCGGCCAACAATGGCCGGAGAGTTCGAGGTCCTCGGGAGCATTCCACCAGACGGCTGGAACGATATCGACGACTGA
- a CDS encoding ABC transporter ATP-binding protein yields the protein MVDRTRLRIQQGELRVAGRCIARALDLDVNSGEVLAILGPNGRGKTTLIRAMVGTLPLSRGRRIVRGAIGYVPQSTGVSFDYRVRDLVVMGRARNIGLFGSPGAEDYAAADAALDRMGQHALADRRVSTLSGGERQLVLIARALAGDCDVLMLDEPASALDLRNQRHLFDLLGMLAGDNGLAVVFSTHVPGHAFDAADRVLLLHGPNHCDTGPVPQALSEEALSALYDTPIRVLADSFGSGRVLRAAVATPEQA from the coding sequence GTGGTGGATAGGACACGTTTGCGGATCCAGCAGGGAGAGTTACGCGTCGCTGGGAGATGCATCGCCCGGGCGCTCGATCTCGATGTCAATTCCGGCGAAGTACTCGCGATACTTGGTCCAAACGGCCGCGGCAAAACTACCCTGATCCGCGCGATGGTCGGAACGCTGCCTCTGTCACGGGGCAGACGCATAGTTAGAGGAGCGATCGGCTATGTGCCACAATCGACCGGCGTCAGCTTCGACTATCGTGTCCGAGACTTGGTGGTCATGGGGCGCGCTCGGAACATCGGCCTTTTCGGAAGTCCGGGCGCTGAAGACTACGCTGCAGCCGACGCGGCACTCGATCGCATGGGACAGCATGCTCTTGCCGACCGGCGGGTCAGCACGCTGTCGGGCGGTGAGCGACAGCTTGTGCTCATTGCCCGCGCTTTGGCTGGTGACTGCGATGTTCTGATGCTCGACGAACCAGCATCCGCACTGGATCTCAGAAATCAGAGACACCTTTTCGACCTCCTCGGAATGCTCGCGGGAGATAATGGGCTGGCGGTGGTGTTCTCGACTCACGTTCCAGGTCATGCATTCGATGCTGCCGACAGGGTATTGCTGTTGCATGGACCCAACCATTGCGACACGGGTCCTGTGCCGCAGGCTTTGAGCGAAGAGGCTCTTTCTGCGCTCTACGACACGCCGATACGTGTTCTCGCCGACAGCTTCGGTTCAGGTCGCGTTTTGCGCGCAGCCGTTGCAACACCGGAGCAGGCTTGA